A genomic stretch from Bacillus sp. N1-1 includes:
- a CDS encoding acetate kinase → MAKIIAINAGSSSLKFQLLNMPEETVITKGLVERIGLDDAIFTIEVNGEKNEEITNIPDHAVAVKMLLDKLISFSIISSYDEIEGVGHRVVHGGEKFNDSAMITDEVLAGIEEVSELAPLHNPANLVGIRAFREILPEVPSVAVFDTAFHQSMPEQSYLYSLPYEYYEDYGVRKYGFHGTSHKYVSERAAEMLGRPLDQLRILSCHLGNGASIAAIEGGKSIDTSMGFTPLAGVTMGTRSGNIDPALIPFIMEKTGQTAEEVMNTLNKKSGLLGVSGFSSDLRDITSKAEAGNERAELALEVFTSRIHKYIGSYAARMSGLDAIIFTAGIGENSDAVRARVLRGLEFMGVYWDPALNKVKGKEAFINYPHSPVKVMIIPTNEEVVIARDTVRLSK, encoded by the coding sequence ATGGCGAAAATAATCGCAATCAACGCCGGTAGTTCTTCGTTGAAGTTTCAACTTTTAAATATGCCGGAAGAAACTGTTATCACAAAAGGACTCGTGGAGAGAATCGGCCTTGATGACGCCATCTTTACAATAGAAGTGAACGGTGAAAAGAATGAAGAAATTACAAACATCCCTGATCACGCGGTAGCAGTAAAAATGCTTTTGGACAAGCTGATTAGCTTTTCTATTATTTCTTCTTATGATGAAATTGAAGGTGTTGGCCATCGCGTTGTTCATGGTGGAGAGAAATTTAATGACTCTGCAATGATTACAGATGAAGTACTTGCTGGAATTGAAGAAGTATCAGAGCTTGCGCCTTTGCATAACCCTGCAAACCTTGTAGGTATTCGTGCGTTCCGCGAGATTTTGCCAGAGGTTCCATCTGTAGCCGTATTTGATACAGCTTTCCACCAGTCAATGCCAGAGCAATCTTACTTATATAGCTTACCTTACGAATATTATGAAGATTATGGTGTTCGTAAGTACGGTTTCCACGGTACTTCTCACAAGTATGTCTCAGAGCGTGCTGCAGAAATGCTTGGTCGTCCGCTTGATCAATTGCGTATCCTTTCTTGTCACCTTGGTAACGGGGCAAGTATTGCAGCAATTGAAGGTGGAAAGTCAATCGATACTTCCATGGGCTTTACACCACTAGCTGGTGTGACGATGGGAACTCGTTCTGGAAATATCGATCCTGCCTTAATTCCGTTTATTATGGAAAAAACAGGCCAAACTGCAGAAGAAGTAATGAACACGTTGAATAAGAAAAGTGGTCTTCTTGGTGTATCTGGTTTCTCAAGTGATCTTCGCGATATCACAAGTAAAGCAGAAGCTGGAAACGAACGTGCAGAACTTGCGCTGGAAGTATTTACTTCTCGTATTCATAAATACATCGGGTCTTACGCTGCACGTATGTCTGGACTAGACGCGATTATTTTCACAGCAGGTATCGGTGAAAATAGTGACGCGGTTCGTGCACGTGTGTTACGTGGCCTTGAATTTATGGGCGTTTACTGGGATCCAGCTCTAAACAAGGTGAAAGGGAAAGAAGCTTTTATTAACTACCCTCACTCACCTGTAAAAGTTATGATTATCCCAACAAATGAAGAAGTTGTGATTGCACGAGATACTGTTCGACTTTCTAAATAA
- a CDS encoding class I SAM-dependent methyltransferase, translating to MSELTVENLYNVLDESTLVIQNKLEMSYLEALVETGLNIFENKVLQEELDADTVVRLKNLYDSCSLDGAEQETVRKGIQLALLKGMKKGIQPHHAMTPDSVAHLIGYLVKKYKEVLNLDNMKILDPAVGTGNLLTSVLNQLDGENVEAYGVEPDDLLLHLGFVNANLQKHQVEFLHQDSVKPLYIPQVNTVVTDLPVGYYPHEEAAAKYELKAEEGMSYVHHLLIEQSLNMTEDSGMLFFMIPNFLFGDDGAKQVRNLLNDRSVIHGIIQLPTSLFANESQAKSILVAQKKGEHTLKPKQVMMAKLPSFSNREAMLNMMQQINGWFSQLS from the coding sequence ATGTCCGAATTAACTGTAGAAAATCTATATAACGTGTTAGATGAATCAACACTTGTCATTCAAAATAAGTTAGAGATGTCTTATCTTGAAGCACTTGTCGAGACAGGTTTAAATATATTTGAAAATAAAGTCCTTCAAGAAGAATTAGATGCTGATACGGTTGTGCGTCTAAAAAATCTGTATGACTCATGTAGTCTTGATGGAGCAGAACAAGAAACGGTGCGGAAAGGGATCCAACTGGCTCTGCTTAAAGGAATGAAAAAAGGTATTCAACCTCACCATGCAATGACACCTGATAGTGTGGCGCATTTAATTGGGTATCTTGTGAAAAAATATAAAGAGGTTCTAAATCTTGATAACATGAAGATTCTTGATCCTGCTGTTGGCACTGGGAATTTGCTAACGTCAGTCCTCAATCAATTGGATGGAGAGAACGTAGAAGCGTACGGTGTTGAACCCGACGATCTTCTCTTGCACCTGGGGTTTGTTAATGCTAACTTGCAAAAGCATCAAGTGGAATTTCTTCACCAGGATAGTGTGAAGCCACTCTACATTCCTCAAGTAAATACTGTGGTGACAGATTTACCTGTCGGGTATTACCCACACGAAGAGGCAGCTGCGAAATATGAGTTAAAAGCGGAAGAGGGAATGTCTTATGTTCATCATCTCTTGATCGAACAAAGTTTAAACATGACGGAAGACTCTGGTATGCTTTTCTTTATGATTCCAAACTTTCTCTTTGGAGATGATGGCGCAAAGCAAGTAAGGAATTTGCTCAACGACCGCTCTGTTATCCATGGAATTATTCAATTGCCAACTAGCTTGTTTGCGAATGAATCACAGGCCAAAAGCATCCTCGTTGCTCAGAAAAAAGGAGAACATACGTTAAAACCAAAGCAAGTGATGATGGCAAAACTTCCATCGTTCTCAAATCGTGAAGCGATGCTGAACATGATGCAACAGATCAATGGGTGGTTTTCACAGCTTTCATAA
- the tpx gene encoding thiol peroxidase gives MANITFKETPMTLLGEEVKVGDKAPDFTVLANDLSEKTLEDYPGTRLISVVPSLDTGVCDAQTRKFNEEAAKLNNVKVLTISADLPFAQKRWCGAAGIEDAITLSDHRDLSFGKAFGVAMQELRLLARAVFVVNSNGEVVHTEYVSEATNHPDYDAALNAAKQAE, from the coding sequence ATGGCTAACATTACATTTAAAGAAACGCCAATGACGCTTTTAGGTGAAGAAGTAAAAGTTGGTGACAAGGCTCCTGATTTTACTGTGCTTGCAAATGATCTATCTGAAAAGACGCTTGAAGATTATCCAGGTACTCGTCTTATTAGTGTTGTACCATCTCTTGATACAGGTGTTTGTGATGCCCAAACACGTAAATTCAATGAAGAAGCTGCAAAACTTAACAACGTAAAAGTATTAACTATTAGTGCTGATCTTCCATTTGCTCAAAAACGCTGGTGTGGTGCTGCTGGTATTGAAGATGCGATTACCTTATCAGATCATCGAGACCTTTCATTTGGTAAAGCATTTGGCGTAGCTATGCAGGAACTGCGTTTGCTAGCAAGAGCTGTGTTTGTTGTGAATAGTAACGGTGAGGTTGTGCACACAGAGTACGTGAGTGAAGCTACTAATCATCCTGATTATGATGCTGCTCTAAATGCTGCAAAACAAGCGGAATAA